AGGGACGAGCACCTGCAGCATCTGGTCATCGCGCTGGAGCACGTTGGCCGCGACCAGGATGCCCTGGCCGTGGCGGAGGCGGTGTTGGCCCTGTGCGAGGCGAAGAAGATCCGCAGGCCGGTGGCGGTCCGCAAGGAGGTCCTCAGAATGCAGGCCCGCTGCCAGGCTCGCTTGCAGTTTGCCCAGCAGATGCGGGAATGGTCGCAGCCTTCCGAGCCACGCCCGCGAAGGCCACTACTGGGGGATCAGCCCGGAGCGCGCCCGGCTCCGGCACCGGCGAAGGCAGTGCCAGAGCCGTCCATGCCGGCCCCCCCCCCGGCGCCAGCTGCCGTCGCCGCACCGTCCCTGCCGGTGACCGTGGAACTGGCCACCCAAAGCCTCCGTGCGGCCCTGACCCGGGAGCGCCTGAACAGCCGCGCCCAGTACGATCTGGCCCTCTCGGCCCTGGGTATCCGGCTCCAGGATGCCTTCGAGGATCTCCTCTGTCTGGCCGGCCTTTCCGAGGTCCGCTCCTTCTGGTACCAGGAGGAGACGGCGAAGAAGGTTCTGAAGGGCTTCCGGGGCCGGGCCCTTCTGGCGGACGAGGTGGGGCTGGGCAAGACCATCGAGGCCTGCATCGTCCTCAAGGAGTACCTGCTGCGGGGCATGGTCAAGACCGGCCTCATCCTTACCCCGGCGCCCCTGGTCTCCCAGTGGCGGGACGAATTGGCGGCCAAGTTCGGCCTGGCTATGCCCTGCACCGATGACGCCGACTACCGGAGTGGCAGCGCGGCCTTCTGGCAGCAGCCCCTGGTGCTCGCCTCCCTCAACCAGGCCAAGTCGAAGCGGAACTTCGATCTGGTCGTCAGCCGGGAGTACGACATTGTCATCGTCGACGAGGCCCACCACCTCAAGAACCGCAACACCCTGAGCTGGAAGCTGGTGAATGCCCTCCAGAAGCGGTTCCTCCTGCTCCTGACCGCCACGCCGGTGGAAAACAACCTCATGGAGCTCTACAACCTGGTCACCCTCCTGAAGCCAGGGCAGCTCAAGACCGCCGCTGCCTTCCGCCAGGAGTTCATGAGCCGCTCGGACCCCACCGACCCCCAGAACCGGGAGCGGCTGCGGGAGCTCCTGGGCCAGGTGATGATCAGAAACACCCGGGCGGTGGCCCGGCTGGAGATCCCGCCCCGCTTCGCCCACACCGTGCGGGTTACGCCCAGTCCCACGGAAAAGGAGCTTTACGACCGGGTGACCACCCTGGTCCGGACCATGAACAGCCGGGAGGGCCAGGGCCGGCGCCTGGTGCTGGAGAGCCTCCTGGCCGAGGCCGGCTCCTCGCCCCGGGCGGTGAGCCGGACCCTGACCCGGCTGGCCCGCCAGGAGGACTGGGATCCGGATCTGAGGCAGGAGGTGGCCGCCCTGGCCAACATGGCCCGGGACGTGGAGATCAGCCGCAAGAACGAGGTGCTCCTCCAGCTCCTGGCCAAAAACCCGGACAAGACCATCGTCTTCGTCAAGTTCACCGCCACCCTGGAGTACCTGGCCGAGCTGTTCGACTGGCACCGCATCCCCTTTGCCCGCTTCCACGGCGGCCTGTCCAACGAGGCCAAAGACCAGGAGCTGGCCCGCTTCCGGGCCGACGTGGATCTCCTGTTGGCCACCGAGGTGGGCGGCGAAGGCCGCAATCTCCAGTTCTGTCACCAGATGGTGAACTACGACCTGCCCTGGAACCCCATGAAGATCGAGCAACGGATCGGCCGCCTGCATCGCATCGGCCAGGAGCACCAGGTGCTGATCTGGAATCTCGCCGCCGTGGGCTCCATCGAGGACTACATCCTCGAGATCCTGGACAAGAAGATCAACATGTTCGAGCTGGTGATCGGCGAGATCGACATGATCCTGGGCCGGACCGGCGGCGAGGAGGACTTCGCCGATCTGGTCTACGACATCTGGCTCCGTGCCGCCACGGAGGCCGACCGCACCCAGGCCTTCGACGAGCTGGCCCGGCAGCTCAAGCGCTCCAAGACCGCGTACCAGCGCTCCAAGGCCCTGGACGACAAGCTCTTCGGAGAGACCTATGAGATGTGAGGCGCCGCCGGATCTGGCCGGTTTCGTGGCTACGTTCCTGGAACAGCAGGGGGCGGTGGTGGAGCGGCAGCCCGACTCCCTGGAGGCGATTTTGCCTGCCGCGCTGGCCACCACCCTGGGCACCAGCGAGCATCTGCAGCTGGCCGAGGGCGCGGGTGCTGGCCTGGGCTTTGGCTCGCTCCTCCTGGAGCGGCTGGTGACCGAGGCCCTGGCCGGCTTGCCGGTGGCCGGCTGCCGGCTGAGCTTCGAGTACGTCAAGACCCAGGGCTTCGATCGGCTGGTGGCTGAGCAGCTCTTCCTGAGCCGTGCCAAGGGGCAGGTGAAGGGCCAGGCCAGAGCCCTGGGGCAGTACCTGTGGCTGACGGCGCGCTATCTCGCTGCCAGCGACGAGCAGCGGGAGGGACAGGTATCGGTCCTGGCCAATCTGGAGACCGGGGTCCCGGTGCCGGACATGGCGGAGCGTCTGCTCCAGACCCCCAAGGACTATGTGCTGGAGCCGGGACCCACTGCCTGGACCGCCGGCCGGCTGGACCGCCTGCTGCCGATCCTGGATCGCCGGATCCACCAGGCGGTGACCGCTGCCATCGAGCCCTTTGTGGCCAGCATGACCCGGCGGCTGCACCGGGACCTGGCGAGCCTCAAGGAGTACTACACCAGCCTGGGCCGGGAGATGACCCGGGGCCTGGCCCGGGCCGGCTTGTCCGACGCATTGCGCCAGGACCGCCAGGCCAAGATCGAGGCCCTGCCCCAGGAGCTGGCCCGCAAAGAGGAGGATCTGGTGAAGAAGTACAGCCTGCGGGTGGCGGTGCAGCCTGCCGCGGTCATGCTCATCCAGATGCCGGTGGCCCGGGTGCTGTACGAGGTGGCGGTGGGACGAGCGAAAAAGGATCTGTCCCTCACCTACAACCCCCTGACCAAGGCCCTGGAGCCCGTGGCCTGCGAGGGCTGCGGCGGCGGCCTTACCCGGGGCCAGCTCTGCCCGGCCATGCACCTCCTCTGCCCGGCCTGTGGCCCCCGCTGCCCCCGCTGCGCCGGTGATCCAGCCAGGCGGCCCCTTACCGTGAAAGACGAACCGCAGAATGTCCAACAAGGAACTGCGAAGGGAAAAGGGACCGGCAATTGACGTTTCGGATCAGTCCGCCGGTCCCTCCCTGGACGCGGCTGGACATTCCAGGGGTGGCCGGAAGAGACCGGTAGCCCTACCGGGCCGCCGAGCGGTCGTCTACAGCCAGAGGGTCCCGAGATCGATGGCGACCTCCTGGAAAGGCGCCGCCCGCACCCGGTCGTCGTCGATCCAGGTGCCCATGAGGGCCCACACCCCCCCCCCCAGCTGGAAGCACTCCAGAGTCCGGTTGCCAGGGTCGAGATACCAGGCATAGGGCACTCCATGCCGGGCATAGATGGCCATCTTCGTGATCCGGTCCTTGCGGAAGGTGGAGGGGGAAAGGATCTCGCACACCCAGTCCGGAGCAACCGAGATCCAGTTGTCGGCCTCTTCCCTGGGAAAACGCTCCCTCTTCCAGCCGGCCAGATCCGGGACCAGGATGTCCTCACCCAGACCGAGCTCCGGCTCGACCAGGATCACCCAGCCGCCGGGACCGCCCCGGCCCAGGCCATAGGGTGGCACCAGGCCGCCGCCCAGATGCGAGGCGGCAAAGCTGTGCCGCCTCGATGGCCTGGGGGTGGCCACCAGCTCGCCGGCCAGGATCTCGCCGGTCACATGGTCGGGCAGGGCCTGCAGATCGTGGTAGGTGGCGTGGCGTGGCGCGGTCTCGGCCATACTGGTCCTCCTGGCGGCCCAGGGAGGTCGGTCCTGGTGTTGGCAGCAGACCGCTTCTCCGGGCTGCTGTTGACCCGAAATCTGGGGTGCGCTGCCAGGCTCCCCAGTCCAGGCCTGCTTCTCGTCATCAGGCTAGCCAGACCGGGGGAGGGGTGTCAATGCCCCCCCCGCTCCAGCCCGGAATGAACCAAGGGCTAACCGTGTCCTAACCGGCTCCAAACAGAACGGATCCAAAAACAGCGCCAAGGGCAGCCGGAAAGAGCGACGGGCCGGGTGGCTCGCCGGTCAGAGAAGCCGGGGTGCCCGCACGGAAGTCGGCCAGGAGACAGGGGCTCGGAGCACGCAACCAGCGAAGGAGGACAGACATGAACGGAGCAGTCAGAGCAGGAAAGGTCATCATCACCGCCCTCGTGGTTACCGCCGGTTTGTGCTCGGCGGCGCAGGCCGGTGGCCAGGACGAGGCGTCAGGGGGCCGGGGGCCGCGGTCCAGGGAGGCCAAGAACATCATCCTCTTCATCGGCGACGGCATGCAGCTCGAGCACGAGATCGCCGCCAGCCGCTACCTGCATGGCCGGGATTTCGGACTGGCCTGGCACGACCTGGGCTACCGAGCCGCGGTCACCACCTGGGATGTCACCACCTACAACGCCCGCGCCGCGACGCTGGGGGCGGCCCCATACAGCCCGGAGAGCTTCGAGCCGACGATTGGCTACGATCCCGCCCTGGGCGGCAAGCGGCCCTTCCCTGCCGACACCACCGGGTCCGACGCCTATTTCCTGACCACCATGAAGGCCACTGACTCGGCCTCGGCCGCCACGGCCTGGGCGACCGGTCACAAGACCGATGACGGCAACATCGCCTGGCTGCCCGGTGACCCGGAGGGCGGCGCGCTCAGGACCATCGCCGAGCTGGTCCGGGAAGACAAGCACCGCTCCATCGGCGTGGTGAGCACAGTGCCCTTCACCCATGCCACCCCGGCTGCCCATGTCAGTCACAACGTTTCCCGCAACAACTACCTGGCCATTGCCGACGAGATCATCCGGGACGTCCAGCCCGAAGTGGTGATCGGCGGCGGCTTTCCCGCCAGCGGCAATTTCCGCTATCTGTCCGAATCCCTCTACCAGGAGGTCAAGGAAGGCATCGTCGACGAGTATGTCTTTGTCGAGCGGGCCGCCGGCGTGGACGGCGGTCTGATCCTCGCGGACGGCGCCGGCCAGGCCCTGGCCAGCGGCAAGAAGCTCTTCGGCCTTTTCGGCGGCGCCGACGGCAACCTCATCTCCCCGGTGCCCGCCGACTCGCCCCGATTTCCGGCCATCGCCCGGGGCGCGGTGGAGGATCCGCTGCTGGTGGACTCCACCCGGGCTGCCCTCAAGGTGCTGAGCGCCGATCGGGACGGCTTCTTCCTCATGGTGGAGCAGGGTGATATCGACTGGGCCAACCATGCCAATGACTTCGCCCGCATGATCGGCTGCGTCTGGGACCTGGACCTGGCGGTCCGCTCGGCC
The sequence above is a segment of the Thermodesulfobacteriota bacterium genome. Coding sequences within it:
- a CDS encoding Uma2 family endonuclease yields the protein MAETAPRHATYHDLQALPDHVTGEILAGELVATPRPSRRHSFAASHLGGGLVPPYGLGRGGPGGWVILVEPELGLGEDILVPDLAGWKRERFPREEADNWISVAPDWVCEILSPSTFRKDRITKMAIYARHGVPYAWYLDPGNRTLECFQLGGGVWALMGTWIDDDRVRAAPFQEVAIDLGTLWL
- a CDS encoding alkaline phosphatase, with product MNGAVRAGKVIITALVVTAGLCSAAQAGGQDEASGGRGPRSREAKNIILFIGDGMQLEHEIAASRYLHGRDFGLAWHDLGYRAAVTTWDVTTYNARAATLGAAPYSPESFEPTIGYDPALGGKRPFPADTTGSDAYFLTTMKATDSASAATAWATGHKTDDGNIAWLPGDPEGGALRTIAELVREDKHRSIGVVSTVPFTHATPAAHVSHNVSRNNYLAIADEIIRDVQPEVVIGGGFPASGNFRYLSESLYQEVKEGIVDEYVFVERAAGVDGGLILADGAGQALASGKKLFGLFGGADGNLISPVPADSPRFPAIARGAVEDPLLVDSTRAALKVLSADRDGFFLMVEQGDIDWANHANDFARMIGCVWDLDLAVRSAIDFVNQPGDRVDWSNTLLIVTSDHGNSYMRLVLDDSATPRLGLGDLPRQVANSVPVGGYTPGFVYPEGEITYGSGSHTNELVTFYARGQGVNQFARRQGAWYPRTQLLDNTQLFEAMAAASGLR
- a CDS encoding SNF2-related protein; its protein translation is MAASKEDRRKARRKEKQKEARQHRVAAAEKERALLTWEDACWYMHQGDFKQALTLVEGMLRKDPDHVPALQMLVDLGVYLDRPDLWLRASWPLFQLKKIRDEHLQHLVIALEHVGRDQDALAVAEAVLALCEAKKIRRPVAVRKEVLRMQARCQARLQFAQQMREWSQPSEPRPRRPLLGDQPGARPAPAPAKAVPEPSMPAPPPAPAAVAAPSLPVTVELATQSLRAALTRERLNSRAQYDLALSALGIRLQDAFEDLLCLAGLSEVRSFWYQEETAKKVLKGFRGRALLADEVGLGKTIEACIVLKEYLLRGMVKTGLILTPAPLVSQWRDELAAKFGLAMPCTDDADYRSGSAAFWQQPLVLASLNQAKSKRNFDLVVSREYDIVIVDEAHHLKNRNTLSWKLVNALQKRFLLLLTATPVENNLMELYNLVTLLKPGQLKTAAAFRQEFMSRSDPTDPQNRERLRELLGQVMIRNTRAVARLEIPPRFAHTVRVTPSPTEKELYDRVTTLVRTMNSREGQGRRLVLESLLAEAGSSPRAVSRTLTRLARQEDWDPDLRQEVAALANMARDVEISRKNEVLLQLLAKNPDKTIVFVKFTATLEYLAELFDWHRIPFARFHGGLSNEAKDQELARFRADVDLLLATEVGGEGRNLQFCHQMVNYDLPWNPMKIEQRIGRLHRIGQEHQVLIWNLAAVGSIEDYILEILDKKINMFELVIGEIDMILGRTGGEEDFADLVYDIWLRAATEADRTQAFDELARQLKRSKTAYQRSKALDDKLFGETYEM